The segment GGTTGGATGGGTGTTTGGTTTGATGGACTGTTAAGATGTGGTTATACTATTGTAACACAATCTGCCCCCCGATCGCTTGGCCACACGGCTTCCAGGCATTTGAATCCTGCAGCGACTCTCCATCTTTTCCGGGATTTTGTGGTACAATGACGAAGGGATCGAAGAGCGGGGAAGGGGGGATTCCATGCCCAAAGTGATGGTGTTGCACGGGCCCAACCTGAATCTGTTGGGAAAACGGGAACCGGACATTTACGGGGGCGGGACACTGACAGAGCTGAATGAGCGACTGCGTACCAAAGGCGGGGAACTGGGCTTGGAGGTGGAGACCTTTCAGTCCAACCATGAGGGGGATCTGATCGATCAGATCCACGGGGCCGAGGGAAGAGTGGATGTGCTGGTGATCAACCCCGGTGCATTTACTCACTACAGTTATGCGATCCGGGATGCCCTCGCTTCTGTATCCGTTCCCGCGATTGAAGTACATATTTCCAATGTGCATGGGAGAGAACCCTTCCGGGAGCGTTCCGTCACCGCGCCTGTCACACGGGGACAGATCATCGGATTCGGTTTCCACAGTTACGAGTTGGCTCTGACCGCCGCTGTCACACTGGTCAGGGAAAGGGCCTAATGCAGAAAGGAGAGAGAAATATGGAAAAACGGTTGATGCGGCTGCGGCGCTTGATGGAAGAGCGTGGTATCGAGGCCCTGTTGATCTCCCATCCTGTCAACCGCCGGTATTTAACCGGATTCACCGGTTCTTCCGGCTGGGTGGTGGTGACCCGGAAGGAACAAATCCTGATCACGGATTTTCGGTACAGGGGTCAGGTGAAAGACCAGGCGCCCCACTTCGAGTTTGTGGAACATCAGGGGAATCCCTTCGCCGATGTGAAACAAATCCTGGATCGTTCAGGGGTCCGCGCCATCGCCTTTGAGGAAAACCACCTCACCTTCAGCCAGCACAGGAAGCTGGCGGAGTCGCTGGGGAGCCTGCAAACGGTACCCTCTTCCGATTTGGTGGAAAGACTGAGGCTGATCAAGGATGAGGAAGAAATCCAGCGGATCCGGGATGCCGTTGCCGTCTCTGACGGGGCTTTTGAAAGGATTCTGAAAGAGATGCGACCCGGAATGACGGAGCGGGATATTTCCCTGCGCCTGGAATTCCTCATGCGGGAGGCGGGTGCGGAATCCTCTTCCTTTGACATGATCATCGCCTCCGGTCCCCGCTCCGCTCTCCCCCACGGGGTGGCCAGTGACCGTGTGTTGGAAACCGGGGATCTGGTCACGATGGATTTCGGTGCTTATTATCAGGGGTATTGCTCCGACATGACCCGGACCGTGATGCTGGGAAGTCCCTCAGAGCGACAACGGGAGATATACGGGATCGTTCTTGAAGCCCAGAAGCGGGCGATTCAAGCGATCAAACCCGGAATCAGCGGCAAGGAAGTGGATGCGACGGCAAGAGATTATATCCGGGATCACGGATATGGGGAAGCATTCGGCCACAGCACCGGTCACGGTTTGGGGATGGAGCTTCATGAAGGTCCCACCTTATCCTACAGGAATGAACGGGGACTGGAGCCGGGAATGGTGGTCACCGTGGAACCGGGAATTTACCTCCCGGATGTGGGTGGTGTCCGGATTGAGGACAATGTATTGGTCACGGATGAAGGGTATGAAGTATTGACGAAAAGCCCCAAGGAACTGATTCAGATCGACTGATGACAGCAGAGGAGGAACAGATCGATGATTTCCACCAGCGAATTCCGTACCGGGCTCACGATTGAGTTGGATGGGGATGTATGGCAAGTAATGGAATTTCAGCATGTCAAACCGGGGAAAGGGGCGGCTTTTGTCCGTTCCAAACTGCGGAATCTCCGCAACGGGAACATACAGGAGCGCACCTTCCGCGCCGGTGAAAAAATGGCCCGGGCCCATGTGGAAAGCCGCCAGATGCAATTTCTTTACGAGAGTGGCGGCGAGTACACCTTTATGGATAATGAGACCTACGATCAGGTGACTCTCCCGGCGGAGCGGCTGGAGCGGGAAGTCAAGTTTCTCAAGGAAAACATGAACGTCAACCTGGTCATCTATAACGGGGAGACTCTGGGGGTGGACCTTCCCAACACGGTGGAGTTGGAAGTGGTGGAGACCGATCCGGGGATCCGGGGGGATACCGCCACCGGCGGATCCAAACCGGCCAAACTGGAGACCGGTTTGGTGGTGCAGGTTCCCCTCTTTATCAACCAGGGGGATCGGCTGGTTGTCGACACCCGAAAAGGTGAATATGTTTCCCGGGCCTGACCCTCAAAAAAACTGCCGGCATCTGCATCTGCTGGCAGTTTTTTTGTCAAGACCAGATCCATTGGGCGATTTTCATCAGAAAGGCGGTGATTCCCGCAGCCATCAGCGGGCCCACGGGGATTCCCCGTAAAAAGAGGATGCCGAATATGGACCCGATCACCAGTCCGATGATCATTTGGGGATCCACTTTTAAAAGATCCAATCCTTTACCGTTCATATATGTGGCGATGGCTCCTCCGGCGATGGCCAGGATTCCGGGGACGGAGGTGAACACCCCGAGAACCTCTTTGAGGGAGATGCGGCCGGAAGCGAAGGGGACCAGAACAGCGATCGTCAGGAACAACAGTCCGATCTCCAATCCCCTGCGCTCAACGGCGGGGAAAAAACGTTCCAGATGGGTCAATTTCAAGATGAGCAACAAGCTGGCAGCAGTCGCTATAATGGGCGAGCGGCCGATGAGCCCGATGACGATCAACAACACCAACAAGAGATCTGGATTCATACGCATCCCCTGTCCAACTTGGTTAATACAGGATATGTGAGGACAAGGGGGGTTATGAACTTTCATCTGTCATCGGATGATTCGGCCCTGTTGCCAGCGGGGGACGATGTCGTATCGATCCCTTTGCAGACAATCCAGGAGATCCCGGCGATGCCCCCGGGCGATTAAACGCCGGCCCGCCTGACTCATGGGGAGAATGTCGGTGAGACGCTCCCGGCAGGAAAGGTACCCCAACCGCAGGGTGTGGGCCAGATCACTCAATTCGGCTGACGGAATTATCTCCAGGAGATGGTGGAGGATGCAACCGGCTGCCATCCCGTCTTCCAGGGAAAAACTCCCCCGGGTTCCGGCACAGAGAAAGACGACGTCCCGGTGCAGATCCCGGATGGCTTTTGCACAGGAAGAGGCATTCAAAAAACAGCCCACCCGGATTTCCGATGCCCGATCCGCTTTCAGCAGAGCCCGGGTTCCATTGGTGGTGGTCATGACAATTCCCTTGTTATTCACTCTGTCCTCGGAGTAATCCGCCGGTGAATTTCCCAGGTCAAATCCTTCCAAGCTTTTACCGAATCGCTCTCCACCGGTTAATATCCCGTCTGTGGCAAGCTCCCGGGCTTTGGAAACGGTTTCGGCGGGAATGATGAACAGGGCTCCGTTGGCCAGAGCGGTCACCATACAGCTGGAAGCGCGGAAGGCATCAATCATGACGACGGTTCGGTTGACCAATTGATCGGCGTGGAGATCATCCACGTGGGGGATGACCGTGGCGATCATAGGGTGGCTTCCTCCCGGGGGGAACCAAAGGTGTAAAAGGTGTCGGAGCGCAATCCTCTTCGCAGGGATTCCACCGATAAGACTTCATGAGCGGGGATATTGCCCAGGTTGGTGTCAGCACCGAGGAGCTTCAGAAGGGTGATCTGCTGTGTCCCCTGGGGGCATTCCCACCAAATCCGTGAACCATCCAGTTGTTGTTCCACGTTCAGAACGTAATCGGTGTCCACATCCCCTTTTTCATTGAACATGCCGATGTCCTGCCCGGACTCCCTGCCCTCGACAATGATAAACTCTGCTCCATTCTCCCGGTCCAGGTGAAAGGTTTCCACCAATTCTGCCACCGGGGTGATGGAACCTTTCTGTTTTTTCCCGATTTCCGTGATCACCCGGAAAGAAGAGTCCCTGGCCGCTCTGATCGACTCTGAGCGCTGCCCGGGAGAGAGTGTGATGGTGCCGTCGGAGATCTCCAACCATTGAAATCCGATCCGGGACAGGGTTTCAAAATAGTGGTTCATCCCATCCTGAGTATAAGCCACTTCAAAAAAGGTGCCGCCGGGGTACAGATGTACACCATATGCTTCGGATAAACGAAGCTTCTCTCGCAACAGGTGGAACGGGGTGAGGCCGGTGGTGCCAAAACCCAGTTTGATGAAATCGATGTAGTCGGCCGCCAATTCCAGAAGATCCCGGAAGGCGGAGATGCCCATCCCCTTGTCGATCACCATCGTCAGTCCGCTGGAGCGGGGTTTCTCCTTCCTGGTGAGGGAAGGGTCCCGGAGTCGTTGTTCCCAGATCGGTTTTGCTGTTGGCTCCATATGGTTCCTCCTCTTCCTGAGTCATATGTTCCCTATGCTATGCAAGAGAGGAGGTACAGGTGCCCGTTTTTATGAAAAGCGTGCGGGAACACTCCCCATTTTGATGGGGTGGATAATCGCGAGCGCACCACAGGCATTCCTTTCAGTCATCGGAGTGATTGTGGTTACACGGAAGACCGTGACGTGAACGCCGCACGCAATATCCTTTTCAAAGCGATTGGACATAACCCGGAACCCCGGTATGGTCAATTGGAGCTAATCCTGTTTTGGGCATGGAACGTGCCTTCGTGGATGGAGGTGGTTTGCCACGCCAGATGAAGCGAGAAGCTCGCCATTTCAATGGCGATGCAGTTCACGTGGATCTGAGCCGCTTGCGCCCCAGATAGAGTCGACTGTGGCCATGGGGGCTGCGAAGGCGTTCCGGCTTTCGGATGGCCCAGATGACCAAGATGCCTGTGATTAAAGCCAGACCGGCATTTCCCAGGTACAACAGTAATTTGGTTTTGGCCAACGCGCCGAACACCGGTGGCCCCAGAGCGACGCCGAGGAAACGGACGCTTCCGTAGAGCGAGGTGACAATTCCCCGTTCTTTGGAGCCCACCGCCGAAGTGATCAAGGTGTTCAAACAGGGGAGAATCAGTCCGCTGCCGATTCCGATTCCCACCAGATCAGTGATTAAAAAATAGGTGTTGGACAGAAAGGGAACCAGAGCCATCCCGATGGAGACGATAAACAGACCGGTGACAATAAACCGTTTCATGGTTTGGATCTTCTGTTTGACATGGTTTCCGGCCCACAGGGAGACGGAGCTCATCGCCAACAACGGTATGGCCAGCACCAGCCCTTTCACCACCCCGTCAATTCCGTAGCGCTTCTCCAGAAAATCGGAGAGGAAAAACAAAACACCGAACAGGATGAACAACGTCAATGCTCCGGCCAGAAAGGTGACCAATAACCACCTCCCATCCCGTTTCCATGTTTTCGTGATGTTTTCCCTGTACTTGGAAAGGGGTTGGGGGTTGCGGTTTTGTTTCGGTTCCTGGATGAAAAACCAAAGAGCCAGGGCGATGGGGACAGTCAGGATCGGAAAAGTGAAGAAAAGGGCATACCAGGTGATCAGAGCGAGCAAGGATCCCAGAATGGGACTGACCACTTTGCCGAATCCGTTTGCCGCTTCGATCACGCCCAAGGCACTGCTTCGTTCTTCTTTTTTATACAGATCGCTCACCAAGGCCATGGCGATCGGGGCCGTCCCCGCCGCTCCGATGCCTTGAATGATCCGTCCCGTCAGCATCAGCCAATAAATTCCTCCTCCCCAAACGGCGGCAAAACCGGTGAGCAAGCCCCCTGCTCCGTAGAGGAGAAGGGAGGGGGCGATCACCATTTTCCGCCCGTAACGATCGGAAAGGATGCCGCTCAAGGGGATGATGATTCCTGCAGGAATGGAAAACAGGGTGATCAACAGACTGACCTGCAACGGGCTGATTTTCAGATCGGATTGGATGGTGGGCAGAACTGGAATCAACATGGAATTCCCCAGAACCATGATCACGGGCACCGCGCTTAAAATGGCGAGGACGAGTACTTTGCTTTGCTTCTTTTGTTGGGTATTTCCGGACGCCGCCACACTGTTCACCTCACGACTCGTTTCATTTCACTTCGTATAGATTGACCCAAATCGTCGGGAACTATTTTGATGTATGTCGGAGTGAAAAATGGTGAAGATGATAACAGAAGCAACCCAACCTGAAGGGATGAGATATCGATGGAATACCAAACCCATGTTCCATCCAACAGCCTGCGGAGGGATTTGGCCTTCATCAGAGGATTATTGGAGGGACAGGGACACGCGGAAGAGACACCCGAGGGAAAAGTCCTGGGACGCTTGGTTCGTGTATTGGATGAACTGGCAGAGGAGAATGAAAAGCTGACTGTACGCCTTTCTGAATTGGAGGAGTACGTGGAGGCGGTGGATGAAGACCTGAATGAACTGGAACTGATCATTTATGATGATGAGGAACTTGATGACGAAGACATCGGTTTTTGGGAGGTAAAGTGTCCCAATTGCGATGAGTCTGTATTGGTGAACGAGGAGATTTTTGATACCGCCGAAGAGGCGGATCTCATCTGTCCCCGGTGTGACACCGTTCTTCGTGTCAATGACGAGGGAGAGATCCGGGAAGAATCGGTGCTGATCGAACAGTGATTGAGTCCGTTTTACGTGGGCCCCATGAGGGGCCTTTTTTATTTTCAGTTTAATAGATTGATGTCCCGCTTCTTTTTTGCCGGGCGGGGGGAATAATGATTGTCCTTTTGCCATATGGATTAGGTAAATCCAGTGTGGACAGGAGGTCAGAGGATGCTCGCTCCCATTTTGGAAGTGCTCCCTCTGTCCATTCGCGGGTTGGTAGAATCCCTTCCGTCCCGGGTGTATGAATCTCTGGAAGAGATTCGGGTGCGTCAGGGGAGCCCGTTGGAGGTGGCCACCCCCTTTCACTCCATGTTCCTCAGCCCCTCGGGTCAGGTGGTGACTCGGGAGAGGGAGGGGTATCGGCCGGACAGAGAGGATTGTCAGAAGATGCTGAACCTGGTCAGCCGCCATTCGCTGTATGCTCTGGAAGAAGAACTGCGAAGGGGATACGTCACGATCCGGGGAGGTCACCGGATCGGTTTGTCCGGCCGGGTGGTGGTGGAGGCCGGAAAAGTGAAACATATCCGCGATGTCACCGGATTTAATCTGCGAGTGGCCCGCCAGGTGAAGGGAGTCGCACGGCGATTGCTTTCCCGGATCCTTCCGGGGGGACAGCTGGAAAATATATTGATCGTCTCCCCGCCCCAATGTGGCAAGACAACTCTGCTCCGGGATCTGACCCGGATCGTCAGCTCGGGGGAAACGATCCCGTCCCGGAAGGTCGGGGTGGTGGATGAGCGCTCGGAGATTGCCGGATGTGTGGAAGGGGTTCCCCAGCATGACGTGGGTCCCCGGACCGATGTGCTGGATGGATGTCCCAAGGCAGAGGGGATGATGATGTTGATCCGCTCCATGTCCCCGGAACTCCTGGTGGTGGACGAGATCGGTCGACGGGAAGACGGTGAGGCGGTCTTCGAGGCCGTACACGCCGGTGTCTCTCTGTTCACAACTGCCCATGGAAGTTCGATGGAGGAGGTATGCCGGCGACCGGGAATCGCTCAACTGGTTCGGGAAGGTGTGTTCACCCGCTATATTTTATTGAGCCGAAAACAGGGACCCGGGACGGTGGAGGCGATCTACGACAGGGGGCTGAACCCGGTGCAGGAATCCGGGGTGGTGAAGACGGGATGTTGAAAATGATCGGTGCTTGTATGATCCTCCTGTCCACCACGGCCTTTGGATTTCGGAAGGCCCGGGCCTATGCGGAGAGACCCCGGCAAATCCGGCAGATGCGGGGAGCGCTCTCCCTCATGCGGACGGAAATCTCCTTTGGATCCAGACGGTTGGACCGGATTTGTGAACAGATCGGTCACCGGGAAAAGGAGCCGGTCCGAAGTTTGTATGCCCGCTGTGCTCACTATCTCAGAGAGATGGATGGGGTTTCCACTTTCGAGTGTTGGAAGCGGGCGGTGGAGGAGACTTGGCCCGCCACAGAACTGAAACAGCCGGAGAAAGAAGTGATCACAGACTTTGGAAAAACCCTGGGGATCTCCGACCGGGAGGATCAACTGGCCCATCTGGCCCGGACACAGACCAATCTGGAAGTGGAGGAAGGCCGGGCACGGGAGGAGCAGGAGCGTTATGAGAAGATGTGCAAAAGCCTGGGCATCCTGGGGGGAGCACTGATCGTGATCCTGATTTACTAAAGGCGGGGGGAGAAACCGATGCCTTATAACGTCGACGCCATCTTTCAAATCGCGGGCATAGGCATTATCGTGGCCATGTTGCACACGGTATTGAAACAGATGGGAAAAGAGGAATATGCCCACTGGGTCACGTTGATCGGTTTTATCGTCGTGTTGTTCATGGTGGTGGTTTTGGTGGAAGATTTGTTCCAAACCATCAAAAACGTGTTTCTATTCTCATAGCAGCGGGGGGCGATCCACTTGGAAATGGTCCAGGTGGTGGGCCTGGGACTGATCGCCACCTTTCTGATCCTGGTCATCAAAGAACAGAAACCGGTGTTCGCCTTCCTGTTGGCCACTTTTACCGGTGTGGTGATCTTCCTCAGCCTGATCGACAAAATTGCTGATGTCCTCGGGATTCTGACCCAACTGGCCGAAAAAGCCCGGGTAAACTCCATGTTCTTGGAAACCGTGTTGAAAATCATCGGAATTGCATATATCGCGGAGTTTGGGGCGCAAGTGACCAGAGACGCGGGTCAGGGCTCCATCGCCTCCAAAATCGAATTGGCCGGAAAGATTTTAATCATGGTGATGGCGATCCCCATTATCACGATGATGATCGAAACCGTAGTGCAAATACTTCCTTCATGAGGATGGTTTCCATGGGTGTTTGGATCCGCCTGCTCGGCCCGGTGCTCCTCCTCCTTGTCACTCTTCCACCTCCCGTCGCGATGGCGGCGGAAGGGGAAGGATTGGAAGAAAAAGTGGTTCGGACTCAGCTGGATCAACTTCATACCGAGGAGTTGGAATCTTTCTGGGAGGAACTGAGGAGGGAATACGGCCGTTTTTTTCCCGGAGATCAGCCCCGGGACCTCTTTGATCTGGCAGGTTCCTCCGGCAAAGGGGCCACGGATTGGAAGGCGTATCTGACCGCTTTCGGCAGATATCTGTTTCAGGAAGTGCTCTATAACGGCAAGCTGTTGGGGACGATTATTGTACTGACGGTATTCAGCATGATTTTGCGAACGTTGCAGACTGCCTTTGAACGGAATCAAGTGAGCAAGATCGCCTATGCCATCGCCTTTATGGTGATCATCATCCTGGCGGTGGACAGCTTCTCTGTGGCGGTGGAATCCGCCCAAACGGCGATCTCCCGCATGAACCATATCATGATGGCCTTGGTGCCTCTGGTGTTGACATTGTTGGCATCCATGGGAAATCTGGGTTCAGTCGGGATGTTTCACCCGATGATCGTCCTCATGATCCACCTCATCGGAACCCTGATCCACGCTGTCGTATTTCCCATCCTCTTTTTCTCGGCAATTCTCAGCATCGTCAGCTGCCTGTCCGACAAATACAAGGTGAACCAATTGGCGGGATTGCTGAGAAAAGTGAGTGTGGGGATACTGGGAAGCATGTTGACCGTCTTCTTGGGGATCATTTCGGTTCAGGGTGCCACAGCGGCGGTGGCAGACGGTGTGACGGTACGGACAGCCAAATATGTCACCGGTAACTTTGTTCCGGTGGTGGGCCGTTTGTTTTCCGATGCCGCAGACACCGTGGTGGGCGCCTCTCTGTTGGTGAAAAATGCAATCGGTTTGGTGGGTGTGATCCTTCTCCTTCTGATCATCGCGTTTCCGGCCCTGAAGATCCTTTCCTTGGCTTTGGTGTACAGTTTCTCCGCAGCTGTTATGCAGCCTCTTGGAAACAGCCCGATCATCGAATGTCTCAGTATCATATCCAAGACTTTGATCTATATCTTTGCCGCCTTGGCCACTGTGGGGATGATGTTTTTCCTGGCCATCACCATCATTGTGGCTGCGGGCAACATCTCGGTGATGATCCGGTAGGTGATACCATGATCGAACTGTTGAGCGGTTGGCTGAAACAAATCGTGATCCTGGTTTTGATCGCCGTCTTTATGGACCTCCTTCTGCCCAACAATTCCATGGAAAGATATGTGAAGTTGGTCATGGGACTGTTGATCATCCTGGCCATCCTTTCCCCGATCTTCCAATGGATCCGCCAAGACTTGGATCTGACCCAACTGGCTTTTGACACGACTCAGATGGATGAGAAGGGACTCCCCTCTCTGTCCGGGATTCAAGAGGAAAGCAAACGGCTGACAAAGACACAGGACAGACTGGTGCGGGAAGAGGCACAGCGGCGTCTGGAGCAGACGATTACAAAAGAGGTGGAACAACGCTTCCAGGTCAAAGTGGATCAAACCCGGGTTCAAACCGAGGAAGGGGAAACAGGCGTCGGGATCGCCCAGGTGTCGCTCACGGTGCATCCGGCTGAAAAGGAAGAGAAAAAGGAGATCCCCGCCGTCCCACCGGTGGAGGAAGTGAAGCCGGTGATGATCGACGGAGGCCGGGACAGGGAGCGTGGAGAGGCACGGAAGGAAAGTTCATCTTCCACACAGAGCGTGTGGGAGGAGAAAATCACCCGCTACCTGGCGAAAACACTCCAACTCGAGGACGGACAAGTACACGTGGAAGTTCTTCAGGGGAATCAGGGGAGGTGATCGACCGTGTTGAAACAGCTCCTGGATCGGGTGGAGAAATCCCTTGGGGACGGGGGAGACGGCGGCAGGCGGGTGAGTGCCTTCCGTTGGTTGATCATAATCGGGTGTTTCGGGGTGGCTCTCATGATCCTATCATCTTTTTTCTCGGTTCATGAAGAGACGGGTTTGCCTGAAACCCAAACCCAGGTGAAAAAGGAGGAATCGGCGGTCTGGAACAAAGAGGCGAAAAACATGACGATCAAAGATTATGAATCACTTTATGAAGCGCGTTTGACCGAGGTATTGAGCAAGATTGTAGGTGTCGATGACGTGGCGGTGATGGTCAACCTGGATTCCTCGGAAGAGACTGTGGTGGAGAAAGATATCCGCAGATCCAATCAAGTGACTGATGAACAGGATCAAAAGGGGGGGACCCGGAAAAGCAACCAGGAAAATTCCGATGCAAAGGTGGTGTTGCGGAGAAACGGGGACGGGGAACAACCGATTGTGCTCAAAAAGTTGAAACCCCAGGTGAGAGGGGTGCTGGTGGTGGCCAAAGGCGCGGAAAATCTGAAGGTCAAAGCGGCCATGATCGAAGCGATCCAGCGGGTGCTGGACGTTCCGATGCACCGAATATCCGTGATGCCCAAAGGATGAGGAGGGATACAGGGTGAATATGAACAAACAGACGGTCTGGCTGGTGACCATGTTGACGTTGATGGTGGTTTTGTCCGCCTACTATATTGTGACGGGTCCGGTGGAACCGGCAGTGGATCAGACGGTGTTGGAAGAGTCGGGGGATATTCAGGTGGAGACGCGGGAGAAAGATGACGGAGAAAAGAAGAAGGAGAAAAAAGAGAAGAAAGCGGAGGATCAGTCGGCTGCGGCCAAAACCGACAGCGATTACTTCGTGGGATATCAACTTCAGCGCAGTTCCCTTCGCTCCAAGATGACGGAAGAATATATGAAGGTGCTGACAGATCCCGAGGCGTCCAAGGATGCGTTGAAAGAGGCCCAGGGCAAGATTGACGAACTGATGAAAGTGGACAAATCGGAATCGGTCATGGAAGACTTGATCCGTGAAGAAGGGTTTCGTGACGCTGTGGTGATCACCAACGATGATCACTTTGTCGATGTGATCGTTCAAAGTGATAAACTGAGCAGAAAACAGGTGGTCAAACTGATCGGGATGGTGAAAAAACAGTTGGGAGTTCCCGCCACACAAGTTTCCATCGCACACCGGGGCTGAAGGAAAACCCTCCGCGGGAGGGTTCTTTTCTTGCAATCGGGAGGGTTTTCGACAAGAGCGGGATGACAAGATTGATTCCGTGGAAGCTAAAACGTACAATAAACATAGTGCAGAGGCGAAATACCCGGGGTGAGGGAAACCTTCGATTTCGGTTGTGTCGCACTGATGATTTGATATAAAATCATACGGTGTGACAGAGGGTTCCCTTTGGGATCCATGTCCCTTACCGGGCTTGATGTGTGTGGTAAATAACTCTCTTTTATTCAGGGACCAAGGAGGAGTGGTTGGACTGTGCCGATGAAGATGCACGAATTACGGGAACTGATCCGGCTGGTTGATGAGTCTAAAATTGAAGAGTTTGAACTGGAGAATGATGGAACCAAAGTGTTGATCAAGAAAGCGCTCTCGGACCGGCAGGCGGTCGCTATCGACTCCCCTGCCGAAGTAAGGCCCGTGGAACCGGAGCAAGGAAACCGGGTGGAAGCCGCTCCCGCTCCTGTTCCGGCAACGGAAGCGATCTCTCCTCAGCAGGCGCCTGCGGCCACCGGGGAAGAGGAGACTGATCTGCACAAGATCGTCTCTCCGATGGTGGGGACTTTTTACCGTGCCCCTTCTCCCGATTCCGATCCTTATGTCAAGGATGGAAGCCGGGTGGACGAAAAAACGGTGGTCTGCATCGTGGAAGCGATGAAACTGATGAACGAAATCGAGGCTGAAGTAAGGGGCGAGATCGTCAAGGTGCTCGTGGAAAACGGGCAACTGGTTGAATACGGTCAGCCGCTGTTTCTGGTTAAAGCCGACTAAACAGCGGAAGGGGAGAGAATGATGTTTAACAAAGTGCTGGTGGCCAATCGTGGAGAGATCGCCGTTCGCGTGATTCGCGCCTGTCGTGAACTGGGGATCGAGACCGTGGCCGTCTATTCCGAAGCGGACCGGGAAGCGCTTCATGTCACACTGGCGGATGAAGCCTACTGTATCGGGCCGGCGGCATCCAAAGAAAGCTACCTGAATATGACCAACCTGATGAGTGTGGCCACACTTGTCGAAGTGGATGCGATTCATCCCGGATACGGTTTCCTGGCGGAGAATGCCGACTTTGCCGAGTTGTGTGCAGCCTGCAACATCACTTTTATCGGTCCCGATCCGCAAGCCATTGTCAAAATGGGGGATAAAACGACAGCCAGAGAAACGATGAAAGCGGCCGGTGTTCCCGTGGTTCCCGGAACTGAAGGTGTGATCGAGGATTTGGATATTGCCGTGGAGACGGCCCGGGAGATCGGTTATCCCGTCATTGTCAAGGCTACTGCCGGCGGCGGCGGCAAGGGGATGCGGGTCGTACATACGGAGGAAGAGTTGAAGCGGGCGATTCAGATGGCCCAACAAGAGGCGGCGGCCAATTTTGGCAACCCCGGCGTCTATCTGGAGAAATTTCTGGTGGAGCCCCGCCACATTGAAATCCAGGTGCTGGCGGATTCCCATGGAAACACCATCCATCTGGGAGAGCGGGACTGTTCGATTCAACGCCGGTATCAGAAGCTGGTGGAAGAAGCCCCTTCCCCGGCACTGGATCCATCCTTGCGGGAAAAGATGGGACAGGCGGCCGTGGCGGCTGCACAAGCTGTCAACTATTCCGGGGCGGGAACGGTGGAGTTTCTCCTCGATAAAGAAGGAAACTTCTATTTTATGGAGATGAACACCCGGATCCAGGTGGAACACCC is part of the Kroppenstedtia eburnea genome and harbors:
- the spoIIIAA gene encoding stage III sporulation protein AA, producing the protein MLAPILEVLPLSIRGLVESLPSRVYESLEEIRVRQGSPLEVATPFHSMFLSPSGQVVTREREGYRPDREDCQKMLNLVSRHSLYALEEELRRGYVTIRGGHRIGLSGRVVVEAGKVKHIRDVTGFNLRVARQVKGVARRLLSRILPGGQLENILIVSPPQCGKTTLLRDLTRIVSSGETIPSRKVGVVDERSEIAGCVEGVPQHDVGPRTDVLDGCPKAEGMMMLIRSMSPELLVVDEIGRREDGEAVFEAVHAGVSLFTTAHGSSMEEVCRRPGIAQLVREGVFTRYILLSRKQGPGTVEAIYDRGLNPVQESGVVKTGC
- the spoIIIAG gene encoding stage III sporulation protein AG, which codes for MLKQLLDRVEKSLGDGGDGGRRVSAFRWLIIIGCFGVALMILSSFFSVHEETGLPETQTQVKKEESAVWNKEAKNMTIKDYESLYEARLTEVLSKIVGVDDVAVMVNLDSSEETVVEKDIRRSNQVTDEQDQKGGTRKSNQENSDAKVVLRRNGDGEQPIVLKKLKPQVRGVLVVAKGAENLKVKAAMIEAIQRVLDVPMHRISVMPKG
- the spoIIIAB gene encoding stage III sporulation protein SpoIIIAB; amino-acid sequence: MLKMIGACMILLSTTAFGFRKARAYAERPRQIRQMRGALSLMRTEISFGSRRLDRICEQIGHREKEPVRSLYARCAHYLREMDGVSTFECWKRAVEETWPATELKQPEKEVITDFGKTLGISDREDQLAHLARTQTNLEVEEGRAREEQERYEKMCKSLGILGGALIVILIY
- the spoIIIAC gene encoding stage III sporulation protein AC, yielding MPYNVDAIFQIAGIGIIVAMLHTVLKQMGKEEYAHWVTLIGFIVVLFMVVVLVEDLFQTIKNVFLFS
- the spoIIIAE gene encoding stage III sporulation protein AE; translation: MGVWIRLLGPVLLLLVTLPPPVAMAAEGEGLEEKVVRTQLDQLHTEELESFWEELRREYGRFFPGDQPRDLFDLAGSSGKGATDWKAYLTAFGRYLFQEVLYNGKLLGTIIVLTVFSMILRTLQTAFERNQVSKIAYAIAFMVIIILAVDSFSVAVESAQTAISRMNHIMMALVPLVLTLLASMGNLGSVGMFHPMIVLMIHLIGTLIHAVVFPILFFSAILSIVSCLSDKYKVNQLAGLLRKVSVGILGSMLTVFLGIISVQGATAAVADGVTVRTAKYVTGNFVPVVGRLFSDAADTVVGASLLVKNAIGLVGVILLLLIIAFPALKILSLALVYSFSAAVMQPLGNSPIIECLSIISKTLIYIFAALATVGMMFFLAITIIVAAGNISVMIR
- the spoIIIAF gene encoding stage III sporulation protein AF; translated protein: MIELLSGWLKQIVILVLIAVFMDLLLPNNSMERYVKLVMGLLIILAILSPIFQWIRQDLDLTQLAFDTTQMDEKGLPSLSGIQEESKRLTKTQDRLVREEAQRRLEQTITKEVEQRFQVKVDQTRVQTEEGETGVGIAQVSLTVHPAEKEEKKEIPAVPPVEEVKPVMIDGGRDRERGEARKESSSSTQSVWEEKITRYLAKTLQLEDGQVHVEVLQGNQGR
- a CDS encoding SpoIIIAH-like family protein, with amino-acid sequence MNKQTVWLVTMLTLMVVLSAYYIVTGPVEPAVDQTVLEESGDIQVETREKDDGEKKKEKKEKKAEDQSAAAKTDSDYFVGYQLQRSSLRSKMTEEYMKVLTDPEASKDALKEAQGKIDELMKVDKSESVMEDLIREEGFRDAVVITNDDHFVDVIVQSDKLSRKQVVKLIGMVKKQLGVPATQVSIAHRG
- the spoIIIAD gene encoding stage III sporulation protein AD — protein: MEMVQVVGLGLIATFLILVIKEQKPVFAFLLATFTGVVIFLSLIDKIADVLGILTQLAEKARVNSMFLETVLKIIGIAYIAEFGAQVTRDAGQGSIASKIELAGKILIMVMAIPIITMMIETVVQILPS